In one Rutidosis leptorrhynchoides isolate AG116_Rl617_1_P2 chromosome 8, CSIRO_AGI_Rlap_v1, whole genome shotgun sequence genomic region, the following are encoded:
- the LOC139864518 gene encoding uncharacterized protein: MYEGAKSCVRTPVGNTEVFPIEVGLHQGSALSPFLFALILDELSRGIQECIPWCLIFVDDIVLVSESKEELNRRLEQWRVALESNGLQISRQKTEYLRCDFDRNDDAQEDGVNICIGDQILHPQTSFRYLGSVLHKSGRIDEDVSHRIKVGWLKWRSATGAQERRMEVAEMRMLRWTCGKTMLDMIPNSVFRENLEVRSIADKLREGRLRWFGHVRRRPLTAPVRRVEALTVFRFVFDLSCFSLVCQ, translated from the exons ATGTATGAAGGGGCTAAATCCTGTGTTCGAACGCCTGTGGGAAATACTGAAGTTTTCCCAATAGAAGTGGGCCTGCATCAGGGGTCGGCccttagcccttttcttttcgctttgatccttgaCGAGCTTTCTCGAGGGATACAAGAGTGCATCCCTTGGTGCTTGATTTTTGTCGATGATATCGTGCTTGTTTCAGAATCCAAGGAGGAGCTTAATAGAAGATTAGAGCAATGGAGGGTGGCCTTAGAAAGTAATGGCCTACAAattagtagacaaaagacggaatatcttagaTGTGATTTCGATAGGAACGACGATGCTCAAGAGGATGGAGTGAACATCTGCATTggagaccagatcttgcatccaCAAACCTCGTTCAGATACCTAGGCTCGGTgctccacaaatcggggaggattGACGAAGATGTTTCGCACCGTATTAAGGTAGGGTGGCTGAAGTGGAGGTCAGCGACTGGG gcgcaagagagaaggatggaggtcgCAGAGATGAGAATGCTTAGGTGGACTTGCGGTAAAACCATGTTGGATATGATTCCAAATAGTGTTTTCAGGGAGAACCTAGAAGTTAGAAGCATCGCTGATAAGCTAAGAGAAGGACGGCTTCGCtggtttgggcatgtgaggagGCGACCTCTTACTGCCCCTgttaggagagtcgaggcacttacg GTTTTTAGGTTTGTGTTTGACTTGAGTTGTTTTTCGTTGGTTTGTCAATGA